From a single Pirellulaceae bacterium genomic region:
- a CDS encoding PSD1 domain-containing protein, with the protein MVHATVIANLAGQSTIDFVAQIRPILQSRCYDCHSQQQAESGLRLDIKATAMRGGDHHGVAIFPGNPSRSPLVELISSSDSSRRMPPDEPLSDAEIQTIIRWIAEGANWPDGVDTATLPDKTNHWSFKPLTEYFEFHSIDQFIDQRLAEHGLQRSQPASPAQWLRRATLDLTGLLPEPEEIQRFAAQAVPDYAAQVERLLGSPTYGQRWAQHWLDVVRYADTHGFEVNTERPNAWPYRDYVIRAANADVPYDQFIRHQLCGDALGEDAATGFLITASVLLPGQIGKDAPSMRLARQDAIDEIVNNIGQTFLALSIGCARCHDHKFDPITSVDYYAMQAFVAGVEYEDRELGGLEASAPSGQMVFAGKFRAPDNIHLLNRGDPEQPLQPVSPAVIRALADVQLDDSASEQHRRQVLADWIANPLNPLTARVIVNRIWQSHFGVGLVETPGDFGHGGLPPSHPELLDWLAAEFIRSGWSVKALHRLIMLSATYQQSSHAVASLLARALPADADGRLLWRYPSRRLDAEVIRDSMLQASGQLNLTMSGPGFDLFEQRGGLSGFTPIEELSAANSRRMIYAHRVRREREAVFGVFDCPDGGQSTQVRRESTTPLQALNLLNSSFTMQCAQALARRVSLEAGDDTICQIQRAFWLTLSRPATDDEISEFAPLVQQHGMMVLCRALFNSNEFLNLP; encoded by the coding sequence ATGGTACATGCCACCGTGATTGCTAACCTCGCAGGACAGTCGACCATCGATTTTGTTGCGCAGATACGTCCCATTCTCCAGTCGCGCTGTTACGATTGCCACAGCCAGCAGCAAGCGGAGTCCGGGCTGAGGTTGGACATCAAGGCCACCGCCATGCGCGGCGGTGACCATCATGGCGTCGCCATTTTTCCGGGTAACCCGAGTCGCAGCCCGCTGGTGGAATTGATCAGCAGTTCGGATTCGAGCAGACGCATGCCGCCGGACGAACCATTGAGTGACGCTGAAATACAAACGATCATCCGATGGATCGCAGAGGGCGCCAACTGGCCGGACGGAGTCGATACGGCCACACTACCCGACAAAACCAATCATTGGTCATTTAAGCCCCTGACTGAGTATTTTGAATTTCACTCGATCGACCAGTTCATCGACCAGCGGTTGGCTGAGCACGGCTTGCAGCGCTCCCAACCAGCTTCGCCGGCTCAGTGGTTGCGACGGGCGACGCTGGATCTGACCGGACTGTTGCCAGAGCCCGAGGAGATACAGCGTTTTGCCGCTCAAGCGGTACCAGATTATGCTGCCCAGGTCGAGCGGTTACTTGGCAGCCCGACCTACGGCCAGCGCTGGGCTCAGCACTGGCTGGACGTGGTGCGTTACGCTGACACTCACGGTTTTGAAGTCAACACCGAACGCCCCAACGCCTGGCCGTATCGCGATTACGTGATTCGCGCCGCCAACGCTGACGTTCCCTACGACCAATTCATCCGACATCAACTTTGCGGTGATGCGTTGGGTGAAGACGCGGCGACCGGATTTTTGATCACCGCGTCAGTTTTGTTACCGGGCCAAATTGGCAAGGACGCTCCGTCAATGCGATTGGCTCGACAGGATGCCATCGACGAAATCGTCAATAACATCGGGCAAACATTTTTAGCTTTGAGCATCGGTTGCGCACGTTGTCATGATCACAAATTCGATCCGATCACCTCAGTCGATTACTATGCGATGCAGGCGTTCGTTGCCGGAGTTGAGTATGAAGATCGGGAATTGGGCGGTCTTGAAGCGTCAGCTCCGTCCGGTCAAATGGTGTTTGCTGGAAAGTTTCGTGCGCCCGATAACATCCACTTGCTCAATCGTGGCGATCCCGAACAGCCGCTGCAACCCGTGTCCCCGGCGGTAATTCGCGCTCTGGCCGACGTTCAATTGGATGATTCCGCCAGCGAGCAGCACAGGCGGCAGGTGCTGGCTGATTGGATTGCCAACCCCCTCAATCCGTTGACCGCCAGAGTCATTGTTAATCGCATTTGGCAAAGCCACTTTGGAGTCGGCTTGGTAGAAACACCGGGCGATTTTGGTCATGGTGGCCTGCCACCCAGTCATCCGGAGCTGCTGGATTGGTTAGCTGCCGAGTTCATTCGATCGGGCTGGAGCGTCAAGGCGCTGCATCGACTGATCATGCTGTCGGCGACTTACCAGCAATCGAGTCATGCCGTCGCCTCACTGCTGGCTCGAGCGCTGCCCGCCGATGCCGATGGTCGGCTCTTGTGGCGTTATCCGTCTAGGCGACTGGATGCCGAAGTCATTCGCGATTCCATGTTGCAGGCCTCCGGTCAGTTGAATCTCACCATGAGCGGTCCGGGTTTTGACCTGTTTGAGCAGCGCGGCGGCTTGAGTGGCTTCACGCCCATCGAAGAATTGAGCGCTGCCAATAGCCGACGCATGATCTACGCACATCGAGTGCGCCGTGAGCGTGAAGCGGTTTTCGGAGTTTTCGATTGTCCCGACGGCGGTCAAAGCACTCAAGTACGGCGCGAGAGTACAACCCCATTGCAGGCTCTGAATCTGCTGAACAGTTCGTTTACGATGCAGTGCGCCCAGGCCCTTGCCAGGCGAGTGTCGCTTGAGGCTGGCGATGATACCATTTGCCAGATCCAACGAGCATTCTGGTTGACGCTCTCGCGCCCGGCAACCGATGACGAGATATCCGAGTTTGCCCCATTGGTCCAGCAGCATGGTATGATGGTGCTGTGTCGAGCCCTTTTCAACAGCAACGAATTTCTCAACCTGCCATGA
- a CDS encoding DUF1501 domain-containing protein: protein MNLVVPPSTPASIAERAARRDRRSFLSDSATALSSMALLHLLGADGLLAGQSPVGIDPERPHAPRAPHFAAKAKNVVVIFCAGGVSQLETWDYKPELIRWDDQPLPGGPSVTFQGPAGNLARPQYAFRQHGQTGKWVSDLIPHLAQLTDDIAFVHSLTSKSNTHGPAENFLSTGFVLDGFPSLGSWVTYALGSENQDLPAYVAILDPRGVPQNGSNNWGAGFLPAAFQGTTLSASEPVRHLAVPPGVTHEAEQATRSILRAMNARHWQASDGDQRLAARIAAYELAARMQLSVPEIYDLSDEPQHTLKMYGADQLHNPDKAAFARNCIVARRLLERGVRFVQLFNGAYASAGKLNWDGHNALKEQYDVHAEILDQPAAALINDLKQRGLLQETLVVWCTEFGRMPFFQKGAQGRDHNPDGFTCWLTGAGVKPGVSHGATDDFGQRAVADVHPLYHFNATILHLLGLDFGKLSFEHNGIPRRLTNVEGKIIREILA, encoded by the coding sequence ATGAACCTGGTCGTGCCACCCTCTACGCCAGCGTCGATTGCCGAGAGAGCAGCAAGACGGGATCGCCGCAGCTTCTTGAGTGACAGCGCCACCGCGCTATCGTCGATGGCTTTGCTTCACCTGCTGGGGGCCGATGGGTTACTGGCCGGACAGAGTCCTGTGGGCATTGATCCGGAGCGACCTCACGCACCGCGGGCACCTCACTTTGCAGCCAAGGCCAAGAATGTAGTGGTCATCTTCTGCGCCGGTGGCGTTAGCCAATTGGAGACCTGGGACTACAAACCCGAGCTGATCCGCTGGGACGATCAACCGCTGCCAGGTGGTCCATCCGTAACATTCCAAGGCCCCGCCGGCAATTTGGCTCGTCCGCAATACGCCTTCCGACAGCATGGACAGACCGGAAAGTGGGTCAGCGATTTGATACCTCACCTGGCGCAGTTGACCGATGATATCGCCTTTGTACATTCGCTGACTAGCAAATCCAACACGCATGGTCCGGCCGAGAATTTCCTATCGACCGGATTTGTTCTTGACGGCTTTCCCAGCCTCGGTTCGTGGGTTACCTATGCCTTGGGAAGCGAGAATCAAGACCTGCCGGCGTATGTGGCAATCCTCGATCCGCGCGGAGTACCCCAAAACGGTTCGAACAATTGGGGCGCTGGCTTTTTGCCAGCTGCCTTTCAGGGGACCACTCTCAGCGCCTCGGAGCCGGTGCGCCATTTGGCGGTCCCGCCCGGTGTTACCCACGAGGCTGAGCAAGCGACTCGATCGATCCTGCGGGCGATGAATGCGCGGCATTGGCAAGCCAGCGATGGCGACCAGCGCCTGGCAGCTCGCATCGCTGCTTACGAATTAGCGGCCCGCATGCAGCTGAGCGTGCCAGAAATTTACGATCTGAGCGACGAGCCACAACACACTCTCAAAATGTACGGCGCAGATCAACTGCACAACCCTGACAAAGCCGCCTTTGCCCGCAACTGTATTGTCGCCCGTCGTCTGCTGGAGCGCGGCGTGCGCTTTGTCCAGCTCTTCAACGGTGCCTACGCCAGTGCCGGAAAATTGAACTGGGACGGACACAACGCTTTGAAAGAGCAATACGATGTGCATGCGGAGATTCTGGACCAGCCCGCTGCCGCACTGATCAACGACCTGAAACAGCGCGGTCTGCTGCAAGAAACTTTGGTCGTGTGGTGTACTGAGTTTGGCCGCATGCCTTTCTTTCAAAAAGGTGCTCAAGGCCGCGATCACAATCCCGACGGATTCACCTGCTGGCTGACGGGGGCCGGTGTGAAGCCCGGAGTCAGTCATGGAGCCACCGATGATTTTGGTCAGCGCGCCGTCGCTGATGTGCATCCACTGTACCACTTCAATGCTACAATTTTACATCTCCTCGGCTTGGATTTTGGGAAACTCAGCTTCGAGCACAACGGCATTCCCCGGCGGCTGACAAACGTTGAAGGCAAAATCATCCGCGAGATCTTGGCCTAG
- a CDS encoding sulfatase, translated as MHLGQSLCLCQLLLTCLMTFCSSGSMLHAADAPPKNVLFIMADDLNNFLGCYGDSRAKTPNIDRLAARGTLFQRAYCSFPLCGPSRNSLLTGLYPNSTGIILNGQIFRQTIPQHVSLPQAFRLSGYFAGRIGKLYHYNVPRSIGTNGHDDPGSWELELNPAGVDRLEEEPSIFSLVPGQFGGTLSFYASPKSDQFHTDGLQAAEAEWVLERCATRRERPFFLALGFFRPHTPYVAPKQPYFDMYRLADMPLVSGVQEDQADLPAAALGSYKPEQDQLTDTLRQQFAQAYYASISFMDAQVGRVIDALDRLRLADNTIIVFTSDHGYHIGEHGLWQKMSLFEESARVPLLIVAPGVGTPGSVVQSPVSLVDLYPTLAELCAVPAPDNLQGQTLVPMLEQPDTIGRGWALTQVTRRGKRRSSETEYYGYSLRTERWRLTLWDDGQHGRELYDHQRDPRELHNVADDPNYAQQIQELTAQLRSAVETTLPTSGQMPDVKPALWAPNLTDP; from the coding sequence ATGCATCTTGGCCAATCGCTATGTCTCTGCCAACTGTTGTTGACCTGCCTGATGACTTTCTGCAGCAGTGGCTCGATGCTTCATGCCGCAGATGCGCCACCCAAGAACGTCTTGTTCATCATGGCTGATGACTTGAATAATTTCCTAGGTTGTTACGGTGATTCGCGGGCCAAGACTCCCAACATCGACCGACTGGCCGCCCGGGGCACATTGTTTCAGCGAGCCTACTGTAGCTTTCCGTTGTGCGGTCCCAGTCGCAACTCGCTGCTGACTGGCTTGTATCCCAATAGTACCGGCATCATCCTTAACGGCCAAATCTTCCGACAGACGATTCCGCAACATGTCAGCCTGCCGCAGGCGTTTCGCCTGAGCGGCTATTTTGCTGGACGTATCGGCAAACTCTATCACTACAATGTACCTCGGTCGATTGGCACCAATGGCCATGACGATCCTGGATCATGGGAACTGGAATTGAATCCTGCTGGCGTCGATCGACTAGAGGAAGAGCCATCCATCTTTTCGTTAGTTCCGGGGCAGTTTGGCGGCACCCTCAGTTTTTATGCCTCTCCCAAGAGCGACCAATTTCACACGGATGGACTGCAAGCTGCCGAAGCCGAGTGGGTGCTGGAGCGCTGTGCCACCCGCCGCGAGCGCCCTTTCTTTTTGGCGCTTGGATTCTTTCGCCCCCACACACCCTATGTTGCTCCCAAGCAACCCTACTTCGACATGTACCGTCTGGCCGATATGCCGTTGGTCAGTGGAGTACAAGAGGATCAAGCCGACTTGCCGGCTGCCGCTTTAGGGAGTTACAAACCGGAGCAGGATCAACTGACCGATACGCTGCGTCAGCAGTTTGCGCAGGCCTACTACGCCAGTATCAGTTTTATGGATGCCCAGGTTGGACGCGTGATCGACGCTTTGGACCGCCTGAGGCTAGCTGACAACACGATTATCGTCTTTACCAGCGATCACGGTTACCACATCGGGGAACATGGATTGTGGCAGAAGATGAGTCTGTTTGAGGAGAGCGCTCGCGTGCCGCTGTTGATCGTCGCACCGGGCGTAGGCACACCGGGCTCTGTGGTTCAATCGCCGGTATCACTGGTGGACCTTTACCCGACACTAGCCGAACTATGCGCAGTGCCCGCGCCGGACAACCTCCAGGGGCAGACGCTGGTACCCATGCTCGAACAACCAGACACCATCGGTCGCGGCTGGGCCTTGACGCAAGTTACCAGGCGGGGCAAGCGACGCAGTAGCGAAACCGAGTATTACGGCTATTCACTGCGTACCGAACGTTGGCGATTGACGCTGTGGGATGATGGCCAGCACGGCCGAGAACTGTATGATCACCAGCGCGACCCCAGGGAGTTGCACAACGTAGCGGATGATCCCAACTATGCTCAGCAAATCCAGGAGCTGACAGCTCAACTGCGCTCTGCCGTGGAAACCACTTTACCTACTTCTGGGCAGATGCCCGATGTAAAACCTGCCCTGTGGGCTCCCAATCTGACGGATCCCTGA
- a CDS encoding DUF1501 domain-containing protein, with the protein MTHKNLRSAASAFCGRTNRRSFISDWGLGLGGMAVGSLLLSDGISRPAQAGQAFQPIVPRAKNIIWIFLSGGVSHLETFDPKPLLNQFAGKTYDETNLPNPQKLPIYLERSRSVVGFDREVISTIMPLQVGFRQYGRHGIWVSDWLPNLAGVVDDLCIVRSLYTTDNDHNAEFQFQNGRHSLDEQQPSIGSWVSYGLGSLNENLPQFVFLGQYKDLRVKRNFDANYLGPQHAGVELSLDPANPLPYGRRLPDVLPAEQQAQYQLIDRWNRLAAQEYLTDTDLAARIRAYELAYRMQMSAPETLDLSHESSETLALYGIDQATTELYGRRLLTARRLAERGVRFTLVYLSDYGEWDSHSNIKELHAKSCGRVDKPLAGLIRDLKRRGMLDETLVVCATEFGRTPALEITSLNKAGTGRDHHPHGFTIWMAGGGLKSGYVHGATDEFGFHAVEHPHYVTDIHATALHLLGLDSRQLNIPGRKRLEIDYGQVIDDILG; encoded by the coding sequence ATGACTCATAAGAACCTACGCTCAGCAGCCAGTGCCTTTTGTGGTCGAACCAATCGCCGATCGTTCATCAGCGATTGGGGCTTGGGGCTGGGTGGGATGGCCGTGGGGTCATTGCTCCTGAGCGATGGAATATCGCGACCGGCCCAAGCTGGCCAAGCCTTCCAGCCCATTGTGCCGCGAGCCAAAAACATAATCTGGATTTTTCTGTCAGGTGGCGTGAGTCATCTGGAAACGTTTGACCCCAAGCCGTTGCTCAATCAATTCGCAGGTAAGACCTACGACGAAACGAACCTGCCCAATCCGCAAAAACTGCCGATTTACCTGGAGCGCTCGCGGAGTGTTGTCGGCTTTGACCGCGAAGTTATTTCGACGATCATGCCTCTGCAAGTCGGCTTTCGTCAGTATGGTCGTCATGGAATCTGGGTTAGCGATTGGCTGCCCAATCTGGCTGGTGTTGTCGACGACTTGTGCATCGTGCGTTCGTTGTACACTACCGACAATGACCATAACGCTGAGTTCCAATTTCAAAACGGACGGCATTCGCTGGACGAACAGCAGCCCAGCATCGGATCGTGGGTTTCTTACGGTTTGGGGTCGTTGAATGAGAACTTGCCGCAGTTCGTTTTTCTGGGGCAATACAAAGACCTGCGCGTCAAGCGGAACTTTGATGCCAATTACCTGGGGCCACAGCACGCCGGCGTCGAACTGTCACTAGACCCAGCCAATCCCCTGCCCTACGGTCGCCGGCTGCCTGATGTGTTGCCAGCAGAACAGCAAGCCCAATACCAGCTGATCGATCGTTGGAATCGGCTGGCTGCACAAGAGTATCTTACCGACACCGATTTAGCCGCCCGCATTCGCGCCTACGAGTTGGCCTATCGCATGCAGATGTCCGCGCCCGAGACGCTCGATCTATCCCACGAATCATCCGAAACACTGGCGCTGTACGGCATCGACCAGGCCACTACCGAACTGTATGGCCGGCGGTTGTTGACAGCCCGGCGCTTGGCCGAACGCGGCGTGCGGTTTACGCTGGTTTACTTGAGCGACTACGGCGAATGGGATTCACATTCGAACATCAAGGAGTTGCACGCGAAATCCTGTGGACGAGTCGACAAGCCGCTAGCAGGACTGATTCGCGATTTGAAACGTCGTGGAATGTTGGATGAGACCCTGGTGGTCTGCGCCACCGAGTTCGGAAGAACGCCAGCTTTGGAGATCACCAGCTTAAATAAAGCTGGCACCGGCCGCGATCATCATCCGCATGGATTCACTATCTGGATGGCTGGAGGGGGCTTAAAATCTGGCTACGTGCATGGTGCCACCGATGAATTTGGCTTCCACGCCGTTGAGCATCCGCACTACGTCACCGACATCCACGCCACCGCCTTGCACTTGCTGGGGCTCGATTCGCGACAGTTAAACATTCCCGGCCGCAAGCGGTTGGAGATCGACTATGGACAAGTGATTGACGATATCCTCGGCTAA